A genome region from Streptomyces antimycoticus includes the following:
- a CDS encoding MFS transporter, giving the protein MDGRPARTSAIRPVARPCAARFGPGRAGPGGVGTHVPAVVGLLTGAVGLLGWAAVGPHTSYALLVVPLLLVGFGTSFTMPSATIAAMEAAPYEVRGAASGAFNAARQLGSAIGAALFGTLAAASASSASTPGCGCPP; this is encoded by the coding sequence GTGGACGGACGCCCCGCGCGCACCTCGGCGATACGGCCCGTAGCACGGCCTTGCGCTGCGCGCTTCGGGCCCGGCCGGGCGGGGCCGGGCGGGGTGGGCACCCATGTCCCGGCCGTGGTTGGGCTGTTGACCGGGGCGGTGGGGTTGCTCGGCTGGGCGGCCGTGGGGCCGCATACGTCGTATGCGCTGCTGGTCGTGCCGCTGTTGCTGGTCGGGTTCGGTACCTCGTTCACCATGCCGTCGGCGACGATCGCGGCGATGGAGGCCGCGCCGTACGAGGTGCGCGGCGCGGCGTCGGGCGCGTTCAACGCGGCGCGGCAACTGGGCAGCGCCATCGGCGCGGCGCTGTTCGGAACGCTCGCCGCGGCGTCCGCGAGCTCCGCCTCTACGCCGGGATGCGGCTGTCCGCCGTGA